Proteins encoded together in one Anoxybacillus flavithermus window:
- a CDS encoding TetR/AcrR family transcriptional regulator produces MKKREVPASVKDERLVKKRRNQMIKGAISLFKQKGFHQTTTREIARASGFSIGTLYEYIRKKEDVLYLVCDRIYDEVRDRMEQAIDTTKGDLDGLKLAINYYFRVVDELQDEVLVMYQEAKSLGKESLPYVLNKELQMVAMFEHILRRCVDNGVFSLTEREIQLFAHNIFVLGQMWGFRRWALKKMYTLDEYIELQTKLLLEGIMKR; encoded by the coding sequence ATGAAAAAACGTGAAGTGCCCGCGTCTGTGAAAGACGAACGGCTTGTGAAAAAAAGGCGCAATCAAATGATAAAAGGGGCGATTTCGCTATTTAAGCAAAAGGGGTTTCATCAAACGACGACGCGCGAAATTGCCCGCGCTTCTGGTTTTAGCATCGGAACGTTATACGAATACATTCGCAAAAAAGAAGATGTTCTTTATTTAGTGTGCGATCGGATTTACGATGAAGTGCGCGATCGTATGGAGCAGGCAATCGATACGACAAAAGGGGATTTAGACGGTTTAAAATTAGCGATTAATTACTATTTCCGTGTCGTTGACGAGCTGCAAGACGAAGTGCTCGTCATGTATCAAGAGGCAAAGTCGCTCGGCAAAGAATCGCTTCCGTATGTGCTTAATAAAGAATTGCAAATGGTTGCGATGTTCGAACATATTTTACGACGTTGCGTAGACAATGGGGTATTTTCATTAACGGAGCGAGAAATTCAATTGTTTGCACATAACATTTTCGTTCTCGGTCAAATGTGGGGATTCCGTCGTTGGGCGTTGAAAAAAATGTATACGCTCGATGAATATATTGAATTGCAAACAAAGCTATTGCTTGAAGGCATTATGAAGCGGTAG
- a CDS encoding acyl-CoA dehydrogenase yields MNFQLSEEHEMIRKMVRDFAKNEVAPTAAERDEEERFDRDIFNKMADLGLTGIPWPEEYGGIGSDYLAYVIAVEELSKVCASTGVTLSAHISLASWPIYKFGTEQQKQTYLRALATGKKLGAYGLSEPGAGSDVSAMKTRAVRDGDHYVLNGSKVWITNGGEADIYVVFAVTDPEKKHRGISAFIVEKGTPGFSIGKKEKKLGIRSSPTTELIFEDCRIPKENLLGEEGEGFKIAMMTLDGGRNGIAAQAVGIAQGALDAAVEYAKGRIQFGKPIAEQQGIAFKLADMATAIEAARLLTYQAAWLESNGLPYGKESAMAKLFAGDTAMKVTVEAVQIFGGYGYTKDYPVERFMRDAKITQIYEGTQEIQRLVISRMLTK; encoded by the coding sequence ATGAACTTTCAATTAAGCGAAGAGCATGAAATGATACGAAAAATGGTGCGCGACTTTGCGAAAAACGAAGTTGCACCAACCGCAGCAGAACGCGATGAAGAAGAACGTTTTGATCGCGACATTTTTAATAAAATGGCGGATCTCGGTTTGACGGGCATCCCATGGCCAGAGGAATACGGCGGTATCGGTAGCGACTATTTGGCATACGTCATCGCGGTGGAGGAGCTTTCAAAGGTATGCGCATCGACGGGAGTGACGCTTTCTGCTCACATTTCATTAGCAAGTTGGCCAATTTATAAATTTGGGACAGAACAACAAAAACAAACGTATTTACGAGCACTAGCGACAGGGAAAAAGCTTGGGGCGTACGGTTTATCTGAACCAGGAGCAGGTTCTGACGTGTCAGCGATGAAAACGCGTGCGGTGCGTGATGGTGATCATTACGTATTAAACGGTTCAAAAGTATGGATTACAAACGGTGGAGAAGCGGACATTTATGTCGTTTTTGCGGTGACAGATCCAGAGAAAAAGCACCGCGGCATTAGCGCATTTATTGTTGAGAAAGGAACGCCTGGTTTTTCGATCGGGAAAAAAGAGAAAAAGCTCGGCATTCGTTCATCGCCAACAACGGAGCTCATTTTTGAAGATTGTCGCATTCCGAAAGAAAATTTGCTCGGTGAAGAAGGAGAAGGATTTAAAATTGCGATGATGACGCTTGATGGCGGTCGAAATGGTATCGCAGCGCAGGCGGTTGGCATCGCGCAAGGGGCGTTAGATGCAGCGGTAGAATATGCGAAAGGACGTATTCAATTCGGCAAGCCAATTGCAGAACAACAAGGCATTGCCTTTAAATTAGCTGATATGGCAACTGCCATTGAAGCGGCGCGCTTACTAACATATCAAGCAGCATGGCTTGAATCAAACGGTTTACCGTACGGAAAGGAATCTGCGATGGCGAAATTGTTTGCAGGGGATACAGCAATGAAAGTCACCGTGGAGGCAGTACAAATTTTCGGTGGCTACGGTTATACGAAAGACTATCCGGTTGAACGGTTTATGCGCGATGCGAAAATTACACAAATTTATGAAGGAACGCAAGAAATTCAACGTCTCGTCATTTCAAGAATGTTGACGAAATAG